A single Micromonospora luteifusca DNA region contains:
- the mctP gene encoding monocarboxylate uptake permease MctP: protein MWRDHLTEIIVFTFLFLLVSVMGFVAARWRAPKDMAHLDEWGLGGRSFGGWITWFLVGGDLYTAYTFVAVPALMFGAGAAGFFAVPYTIVIYPLVFLVLVRLWSVSHRHGFVTPADFVRNRFDSPVLALLIAITGIVATMPYIALQLVGIEAVLKTMGVTGDNALARHLPIIIAFAILAAYTYQSGLRAPALIAFVKDSLIYIVILVAIVYLPYKLGGWGDIFAAADAKFDASPNPNDGILLNGNNQLQYVTLALGSALALFLYPHSITGVLASRNRDVIKRNMSALPAYSLLLGLIALLGYMAIAAGVKPLPGAKEGTVDSNTVVPLLFDQQFPDWFAGVAYAAIGIGALVPAAIMSIAAANLFTRNIYKEYLKRDASPAQEANVSKITSLVVKVGAVACIVFLDPQFSIDLQLIGGVIILQTLPAVALGLYTRWFHRTGLIVGWAVGMGLGMWMLYQVASPTRKHFGGSAFPLSEFGFDTTRTIYVGIVAVAVNLAVAALVTLALRAAKVEEGVDGTTPDDYFADEGDPRVTPGTERDADSAREPVA from the coding sequence ATGTGGCGGGACCATCTCACCGAGATCATCGTCTTCACGTTCCTCTTCCTGCTGGTGAGCGTGATGGGCTTCGTGGCCGCCCGGTGGCGGGCACCGAAGGACATGGCGCACCTGGACGAGTGGGGGCTGGGCGGCCGCAGTTTCGGCGGCTGGATCACCTGGTTCCTGGTCGGCGGTGACCTCTACACCGCGTACACCTTCGTGGCGGTGCCGGCGTTGATGTTCGGTGCCGGCGCGGCCGGGTTCTTCGCCGTGCCGTACACGATCGTCATCTATCCGCTGGTCTTCCTGGTGCTGGTGCGGCTCTGGTCGGTGTCGCACCGGCACGGGTTCGTCACGCCGGCCGACTTCGTCCGCAACCGGTTCGACTCACCGGTGCTGGCACTGCTGATCGCCATCACCGGCATCGTCGCCACCATGCCGTACATCGCGTTGCAGCTGGTCGGCATCGAGGCGGTGCTCAAGACGATGGGTGTCACCGGCGACAACGCGCTGGCCCGGCACCTGCCGATCATCATCGCGTTCGCCATCCTGGCCGCCTACACGTACCAGTCGGGGCTGCGCGCGCCGGCGCTGATCGCGTTCGTCAAGGACAGCCTGATCTACATCGTCATCCTGGTGGCGATCGTCTACCTGCCGTACAAGCTGGGTGGCTGGGGTGACATCTTCGCCGCCGCGGACGCGAAGTTCGACGCCTCACCCAACCCGAACGACGGCATTCTGCTCAACGGCAACAACCAGCTTCAGTACGTCACGTTGGCGCTCGGTTCGGCGTTGGCGCTCTTCCTCTACCCGCACAGCATCACCGGTGTGCTGGCCAGCCGGAACCGGGACGTGATCAAGCGGAACATGTCGGCGCTGCCGGCGTACAGCCTGCTGTTGGGGTTGATCGCGCTGCTCGGCTACATGGCCATCGCGGCCGGCGTGAAGCCGCTGCCGGGCGCGAAGGAGGGGACGGTCGACAGCAACACCGTCGTGCCGCTGCTGTTCGACCAGCAGTTCCCGGACTGGTTCGCCGGTGTGGCGTACGCGGCGATCGGCATCGGCGCGCTGGTGCCCGCGGCGATCATGTCGATCGCGGCGGCGAACCTGTTCACCCGCAACATCTACAAGGAGTACCTGAAGCGGGACGCCTCCCCGGCCCAGGAGGCGAACGTCTCGAAGATCACCTCCCTGGTGGTGAAGGTCGGCGCGGTGGCCTGCATCGTCTTCCTCGACCCGCAGTTCTCCATCGACCTTCAGCTGATCGGCGGCGTGATCATCCTGCAGACGCTGCCGGCGGTGGCGTTGGGCCTCTACACCCGCTGGTTCCACCGCACCGGGCTGATCGTCGGCTGGGCGGTGGGCATGGGCCTGGGCATGTGGATGCTCTACCAGGTGGCCAGCCCGACCCGGAAGCACTTCGGTGGCTCGGCGTTCCCGCTGTCGGAGTTCGGCTTCGACACCACCCGGACGATCTACGTCGGCATCGTGGCGGTGGCGGTCAACCTGGCCGTCGCGGCGCTGGTGACGCTGGCGCTGCGGGCCGCCAAGGTGGAGGAGGGAGTCGACGGCACCACGCCGGACGACTACTTCGCCGACGAGGGCGACCCCCGGGTCACCCCCGGCACCGAACGCGACGCCGACTCGGCCCGCGAACCGGTCGCCTGA
- a CDS encoding DUF3311 domain-containing protein encodes MAAPEPEAPTTAPSRAKDHSPWNWLLFIPIVVPLIPVFFNGDSPRVFGFPRFYWLQLAYILLGVTTTTLVYQMTKKRGGR; translated from the coding sequence ATGGCTGCACCCGAACCGGAGGCGCCCACCACGGCGCCGTCCAGGGCTAAGGACCACAGCCCCTGGAACTGGTTGCTCTTCATTCCCATCGTGGTGCCGCTGATCCCGGTCTTCTTCAACGGCGACTCGCCCCGGGTCTTCGGCTTCCCGCGCTTCTACTGGCTGCAACTGGCGTACATCCTGCTCGGCGTCACCACCACGACGCTGGTCTACCAGATGACGAAGAAGCGGGGAGGCCGCTGA
- a CDS encoding M14 family zinc carboxypeptidase produces MLSTRRLPRLTATAVSAALLATVALTEPASATALPTVPPAPVDLSDVRGYPRQSTLPVWPDNPADASIPIGVIPYDDIAPKLNALQRASDRVSARVAGKSAGGYDLYAVTVTAPESRSEARQQETWKRLIEDEPARAQRDRKLLAGYKTPLFINANIHGNEWEGTDAALRVIEGFATDRTSEVAELLRRNRLVFNITSNPDGRVAGTRANAAGYDLNRDLTIVAQPETNLIRDLIIDTKPIITLDLHGYVNPTLLHPSTPPHNVNNEYDLYIKHGLPNALAIEEGLRGLGYAETQRARIPFRDDEPGVWDDFPPIYVPSFAMLQSSIPYTIEAPLNPRGGSLTPAERVRRSGINTDVHEVAIRTSLRYIQDHRAEVLHDQAEVYRRGLAGEPLRDLPDGYVPGWGPEDNYNTTFPRAYVIPSGTGQRSEPAAARLVDLLIGSGGRVWRAKQPFTAGGNRYQAGSYVVDMHQPKRGLVNSLLEPGADITDRVDDLYAGPAAWSQGLTWGATVDTLWNTLPRVRLERTYDGRAEGTLPAGRSDLRLDLRDAADLLAVNSLLAKGVEVYRLGDGSVVVPGTPFNRTLAGAEVRAHAVSFERAPARWRGTRLDRVVVGYLGTVEERDTLADLGFEARAVTAATLTDTLTEDVDVLLVAGNVNLADLTAENRSALDRFLAGGGGVVGLGTAGASFSNAAALLTVTATAAPSLASGVANIVNHGGPVTTSAIPHTFISQPVWFTDLGANVEVEQSYAADPLLAGWWATDGANGQTSAANQASIVRGVSTAGNGVVLFGTDPTFRLHPKGLQSQLGRAVLWAAQR; encoded by the coding sequence ATGCTGTCCACAAGACGTCTACCCCGGCTCACCGCGACAGCGGTGAGCGCCGCGTTGCTCGCGACCGTGGCCCTGACCGAGCCGGCGTCCGCCACCGCGCTGCCCACGGTGCCGCCAGCCCCCGTCGACCTCTCCGACGTACGCGGCTACCCCCGCCAGAGCACCCTCCCGGTCTGGCCGGACAACCCGGCCGACGCTTCCATCCCGATCGGCGTGATTCCCTACGACGACATCGCGCCGAAGCTGAACGCGCTCCAGCGGGCCAGCGACCGGGTCTCCGCCCGGGTCGCCGGGAAGTCCGCGGGCGGCTACGACCTGTACGCGGTCACCGTGACCGCGCCGGAGAGCCGCAGTGAGGCGCGACAGCAGGAGACCTGGAAGCGGCTCATCGAGGACGAGCCGGCCCGGGCGCAGCGGGACCGCAAGCTGCTCGCCGGCTACAAGACGCCGCTCTTCATCAACGCCAACATCCACGGCAACGAGTGGGAGGGCACCGACGCCGCTCTGCGGGTGATCGAGGGCTTCGCCACCGACCGCACCTCGGAGGTCGCCGAGCTGTTGCGGCGCAACCGACTGGTCTTCAACATCACCTCGAACCCGGACGGCCGAGTCGCCGGCACCCGGGCCAACGCGGCCGGCTACGACCTCAACCGCGACCTGACCATCGTCGCGCAGCCGGAGACCAACCTCATCCGCGACCTGATCATCGACACCAAGCCGATCATCACGCTGGACCTGCACGGGTACGTCAACCCGACCCTGCTGCACCCGAGCACGCCGCCGCACAACGTCAACAACGAGTACGACCTGTACATCAAGCACGGCCTGCCCAACGCGCTGGCGATCGAGGAGGGCCTGCGCGGCCTCGGGTACGCCGAAACCCAGCGGGCCCGGATCCCGTTCCGCGACGACGAGCCGGGCGTGTGGGACGACTTCCCACCGATCTACGTGCCGTCGTTCGCCATGTTGCAGAGCAGCATCCCGTACACCATCGAGGCTCCGCTGAACCCGCGCGGCGGATCGCTCACCCCGGCCGAGCGGGTACGCCGCTCCGGTATCAACACCGACGTGCACGAGGTGGCGATCCGTACCTCGTTGCGTTACATCCAGGACCACCGGGCCGAGGTGCTGCACGACCAGGCCGAGGTCTACCGCCGGGGCCTGGCCGGTGAGCCGTTGCGCGACCTCCCCGACGGCTACGTGCCCGGCTGGGGACCGGAGGACAACTACAACACCACCTTCCCCCGGGCGTACGTCATCCCGAGCGGCACCGGTCAGCGTTCCGAGCCGGCGGCGGCCCGCCTGGTCGACCTGCTGATCGGCAGCGGTGGCCGGGTGTGGAGGGCGAAGCAGCCGTTCACCGCCGGCGGTAACCGCTACCAGGCCGGCTCGTACGTCGTGGACATGCATCAGCCCAAGCGCGGCCTGGTCAACTCGCTGCTCGAACCGGGCGCGGACATCACCGACCGGGTGGACGACCTGTACGCCGGACCGGCAGCCTGGAGTCAGGGCCTCACCTGGGGCGCCACCGTGGACACCCTCTGGAACACCCTGCCCCGGGTACGCCTGGAACGGACCTACGACGGGCGGGCCGAGGGCACGCTGCCCGCCGGCCGGTCCGACCTGCGCCTGGATCTGCGCGACGCCGCCGACCTGCTCGCGGTGAACTCGCTGCTCGCCAAGGGCGTCGAGGTCTACCGGCTCGGAGACGGGTCGGTGGTCGTTCCCGGCACCCCGTTCAACCGCACGTTGGCCGGTGCGGAGGTCCGCGCCCACGCGGTCAGCTTCGAGCGGGCGCCGGCCCGTTGGCGGGGCACCCGGCTGGACCGGGTCGTGGTCGGCTATCTCGGTACGGTCGAGGAGCGGGACACCCTCGCCGACCTCGGCTTCGAGGCGCGTGCGGTGACCGCCGCGACGCTGACCGACACGTTGACCGAGGACGTCGACGTGCTGCTGGTCGCCGGCAACGTCAACCTGGCGGACCTGACCGCCGAGAACCGGTCCGCCCTGGACCGCTTCCTCGCCGGCGGCGGTGGCGTGGTCGGCCTGGGCACCGCCGGGGCGTCCTTCAGCAACGCCGCCGCGCTGCTGACCGTGACCGCCACCGCGGCGCCGAGCCTGGCCAGCGGGGTGGCCAACATCGTGAACCACGGGGGACCGGTCACCACCTCGGCGATACCGCACACCTTCATCAGCCAGCCCGTCTGGTTCACCGACCTGGGTGCCAACGTCGAGGTCGAGCAGTCGTACGCGGCCGACCCGCTGCTCGCCGGCTGGTGGGCCACCGACGGCGCGAACGGGCAGACCTCGGCGGCCAACCAGGCCAGCATCGTGCGGGGTGTCTCCACCGCGGGCAACGGCGTGGTGCTGTTCGGCACCGACCCGACGTTCCGTCTGCACCCCAAGGGTCTGCAGTCGCAGCTCGGCCGGGCCGTGCTCTGGGCGGCACAGCGGTGA
- a CDS encoding putative leader peptide, producing the protein MGRTCAETVDSGWTPVQDRFVRSVHLTKRGHIDLLRVASAACRRSI; encoded by the coding sequence ATGGGCCGAACCTGTGCGGAAACTGTTGACAGTGGATGGACCCCGGTTCAAGATCGGTTCGTGCGAAGCGTTCACCTGACGAAGCGGGGTCACATCGACCTCCTGCGCGTCGCCAGCGCCGCCTGTCGACGTTCCATCTGA
- a CDS encoding bifunctional RNase H/acid phosphatase has translation MAPRVVAVEADGGSRGNPGPAGYGAVVRDPETGEVLAERSESLGTATNNVAEYQGLIAGLSAAAELGAAEVDVRMDSKLVVEQMCGRWQIKHPGLRPLAAQAAGLVGRFTAVRFTWIPREQNRHADALANAAMDAAAGRPSATAAPGRPATTAAPGRPATTAAPGRPATTAAPGRPATAATAGQPSTTPAAPIVGSDPATAPASWEPRPSFTATRLILVRHGETEYTEQRRYSGRGDVPLSERGRAQARATGTRVAALAPSVAAVLSSPLSRCTSTAAVIAEALGDVPVRTDDDLIECDFGQWEGRTFAEVRQQWPGEMDAWLASPRIAPPGGESFTHVAERAHRVIAGLLTAYPGETVVVVSHVSPIKLVLRDALAAGDGFLHRLFLDAAGISVLDLWPDGGVAVRTVNDTAHLAEID, from the coding sequence GTGGCGCCGCGCGTGGTCGCCGTCGAGGCCGACGGTGGGTCCCGGGGCAACCCCGGCCCCGCCGGCTACGGCGCGGTGGTGCGCGACCCGGAGACCGGGGAGGTGCTCGCCGAGCGCTCCGAGTCGCTCGGCACGGCGACCAACAACGTCGCCGAGTACCAGGGGCTGATCGCCGGTTTGTCCGCCGCCGCCGAGCTGGGTGCCGCCGAGGTGGACGTCCGGATGGACTCCAAGCTGGTGGTCGAGCAGATGTGCGGCCGGTGGCAGATCAAGCACCCCGGCCTGCGACCCCTCGCCGCGCAGGCCGCCGGGTTGGTGGGCCGGTTCACCGCGGTCCGGTTCACCTGGATCCCCCGCGAGCAGAACCGGCATGCCGACGCGCTCGCCAACGCCGCCATGGACGCCGCCGCGGGTCGTCCGTCGGCGACTGCGGCCCCCGGCCGTCCTGCGACGACCGCGGCCCCCGGCCGTCCTGCGACGACCGCGGCCCCCGGCCGTCCTGCGACGACCGCGGCCCCCGGCCGTCCTGCGACGGCTGCGACCGCCGGCCAGCCCTCGACGACGCCCGCCGCCCCGATCGTCGGCAGCGACCCGGCGACCGCGCCGGCCTCGTGGGAGCCGCGACCGAGTTTCACCGCCACCCGGCTGATCCTGGTCCGGCACGGCGAGACCGAGTACACCGAGCAGCGGCGCTACTCCGGGCGCGGCGACGTGCCGCTCTCCGAGAGGGGCCGGGCCCAGGCCCGAGCCACCGGCACCCGGGTGGCCGCGCTGGCCCCGTCCGTCGCGGCCGTGCTCAGCTCACCGCTGTCCCGGTGTACGTCCACCGCGGCGGTGATCGCCGAGGCACTCGGTGACGTGCCGGTCCGCACCGACGACGACCTGATCGAGTGCGACTTCGGCCAGTGGGAGGGGCGCACCTTCGCCGAGGTGCGCCAGCAGTGGCCGGGGGAGATGGACGCCTGGCTCGCCTCACCCCGGATCGCCCCGCCGGGCGGGGAGTCGTTCACCCACGTCGCTGAACGCGCCCACCGCGTCATAGCGGGGCTCCTCACCGCGTACCCCGGGGAGACCGTGGTGGTCGTCTCGCACGTCTCGCCGATCAAGCTGGTGCTGCGCGACGCGCTCGCGGCCGGCGACGGGTTCCTGCATCGGCTCTTCCTGGACGCGGCCGGCATCTCGGTGCTCGACCTGTGGCCCGACGGTGGCGTCGCCGTCCGCACGGTCAACGACACCGCCCACCTCGCCGAGATCGACTAG
- a CDS encoding zinc ribbon domain-containing protein, with protein MKADPQVQRRLLDLQAIDTNLAQLAHRRRSLPERAELESLARELSSLEDERVRAQVAVDDLDRDIARLEKDVEQVRARKEKDQNRLAAGTGPARELEALQHELVSLNRRQGDLEDAELELMEQRETAQGVLDGVEQRLAETRDKRAATEQRRDQAMAEIAKEEEFKRGARQPLAADLPSDLVNLYDKIREDTGLGAALLSAGRCGGCRLELSGADLARIRKTAPDDVVRCEDCRRIMVRTNESGL; from the coding sequence GTGAAGGCTGACCCTCAGGTGCAGCGCCGCCTGCTCGACCTCCAGGCGATCGACACCAACCTCGCCCAGCTCGCCCACCGCCGGCGGTCGCTGCCCGAGCGGGCCGAGCTGGAGTCGCTGGCCCGGGAGTTGTCGTCGTTGGAGGACGAGCGGGTCCGCGCCCAGGTGGCCGTTGACGACCTGGACCGGGACATCGCCCGGCTGGAGAAGGACGTCGAGCAGGTCCGGGCCCGTAAGGAGAAGGACCAGAACCGGCTCGCTGCCGGCACCGGCCCGGCCCGCGAGTTGGAGGCGCTCCAGCACGAGCTGGTCTCGCTGAACCGGCGCCAGGGCGACCTGGAGGACGCCGAGCTGGAGCTGATGGAGCAGCGGGAGACCGCCCAGGGCGTGCTGGACGGCGTGGAGCAGCGGTTGGCCGAGACCCGCGACAAGCGGGCCGCCACCGAGCAGCGCCGCGACCAAGCGATGGCCGAGATCGCCAAGGAGGAGGAGTTCAAGCGGGGGGCCCGTCAGCCGCTCGCCGCCGACCTCCCGAGCGACCTGGTCAACCTCTACGACAAGATCCGCGAGGACACCGGGCTGGGTGCCGCACTGCTCAGCGCGGGGCGCTGCGGCGGGTGCCGGTTGGAGCTTTCCGGTGCCGACCTGGCCCGGATCCGCAAGACCGCCCCGGACGACGTGGTCCGCTGCGAGGACTGCCGACGGATCATGGTTCGCACCAACGAGTCGGGTCTGTAG
- a CDS encoding Nif3-like dinuclear metal center hexameric protein — MVAELERRYPPVWAEEWDRVGLVLGEPAAPVRRVLCVVDVVPETVAEALAADVDMIISHHPLLLRGVSSVAPTTFKGRIIHQLIRAGVALYAAHTNADVAAPGVSDALAARFRLTGLRPLQRPAPGSPAHGDDRGFGRIGELPQPMTLAELTRHAAAVLPVTSWGVRAAGDPGRMVRTLAVSGGSGDSFLGAATAAGVDAFLTADLRHHPAGEHLAADGPALIDAAHWATERPWLDDLAALLREALGVETLVSDLDTDPWTVHAAAPAVDDKEPDREG; from the coding sequence GTGGTGGCCGAGCTGGAACGGCGCTATCCGCCGGTCTGGGCCGAGGAGTGGGACCGGGTGGGCCTGGTGCTCGGCGAGCCCGCCGCCCCGGTCCGCCGGGTGCTCTGTGTGGTCGACGTGGTGCCCGAGACGGTCGCCGAAGCGCTGGCCGCCGACGTGGACATGATCATCTCGCATCATCCGCTGCTGCTGCGCGGGGTCTCGTCGGTCGCTCCGACGACCTTCAAGGGGCGGATCATCCACCAGCTGATCCGGGCCGGGGTGGCGCTCTACGCGGCGCACACCAACGCCGACGTGGCCGCTCCGGGCGTCTCCGACGCCCTCGCCGCCCGGTTCCGGCTGACCGGGCTGCGTCCCCTGCAGCGGCCCGCGCCCGGCTCTCCCGCTCACGGCGACGACCGGGGTTTCGGTCGGATCGGCGAGCTGCCCCAGCCGATGACTCTCGCCGAGCTGACCCGGCACGCCGCCGCCGTGCTCCCCGTCACGTCCTGGGGAGTTCGCGCCGCGGGGGATCCCGGGCGTATGGTTCGTACCCTCGCCGTCAGCGGCGGGTCGGGGGACAGCTTCCTCGGCGCCGCGACCGCCGCCGGGGTGGACGCGTTCCTCACCGCCGACCTGCGGCACCACCCGGCCGGCGAGCACCTCGCCGCCGATGGTCCCGCCCTGATCGACGCCGCCCACTGGGCGACCGAACGACCGTGGCTGGACGACCTGGCCGCCCTCCTACGGGAGGCACTGGGCGTCGAGACGCTGGTGTCCGACCTGGACACCGACCCGTGGACCGTGCACGCCGCCGCACCCGCTGTGGACGACAAGGAGCCCGACCGTGAAGGCTGA
- a CDS encoding flavoprotein, with amino-acid sequence MAGSLRNSEHREVLYVIACGSPLARHVGRLVDLAQQDGWDVCVVTTPDGAKFVDQSALIRQTGHPVRTHYKNPGDPDVLPPADAMIVCPATVNTVNKWAAGITDTLALGLLVEAQGKGVPLVAVPYTNAAMAAHPAFRAGVARLAEWGVTVLFGEHVIALHPPGTGEQHLHDFPWALPLAALHTVSVSAA; translated from the coding sequence ATGGCCGGTTCACTGCGCAACAGCGAGCACCGCGAGGTGCTCTACGTCATCGCCTGCGGCTCGCCGCTGGCACGGCACGTCGGTCGTCTGGTCGACCTTGCCCAACAGGACGGTTGGGACGTCTGCGTGGTCACCACGCCGGACGGCGCAAAGTTCGTCGACCAGTCGGCCCTGATTCGGCAGACCGGCCACCCGGTGCGGACGCACTACAAGAATCCGGGTGACCCGGACGTGCTGCCGCCCGCCGACGCCATGATCGTCTGCCCGGCCACCGTCAACACGGTCAACAAATGGGCGGCCGGGATCACCGATACCCTCGCGCTCGGTCTGCTGGTCGAGGCGCAGGGCAAGGGCGTCCCCCTCGTCGCGGTGCCGTACACCAACGCCGCGATGGCCGCCCACCCGGCGTTTCGTGCCGGGGTGGCTCGACTGGCCGAGTGGGGCGTCACGGTGCTCTTCGGCGAGCACGTGATCGCCCTGCACCCACCGGGCACGGGGGAGCAGCATTTGCATGACTTCCCGTGGGCGTTGCCGCTGGCCGCGTTGCACACCGTCTCCGTGAGCGCCGCCTAG
- a CDS encoding helix-turn-helix domain-containing protein, with amino-acid sequence MDELPIGRRVAYWRGRRKMSQQVFADRLGKSKSWVDKVERGVRRLDKFSVLYEIADILQVDVQLLMGKDPERRTDALNCIDQVEVQEIRAALERYDSMSAYFDAVPCPPPLDDMRKAVNHAWLTYQYGRYGMLTRALPKLLRDAQAADAAYGGERAAEAAHLLGQVYQIASSVLRKLGECELAWLAADRSMAVAQRADDPLLAGIATTRVCNALVAMGRARPALELNVQIANRLAPGGSNEVSPARLSVYGMLLLQGAMAASRIGDSASVDDLINCAQEAATLLGGDYNHYWTSFGPTNVELHRAAAAVELGDGGRAVEVHQLRIAEPSFNALLPERRAHHLLDIARGYAQLGDVANAGEMLLLGDRLAPSEIRCRPIAHEVMSDVLRRTRGAPPSPVAELAEHMGVGV; translated from the coding sequence ATGGACGAGCTACCCATAGGACGGCGAGTTGCCTACTGGCGGGGCCGACGCAAGATGTCGCAGCAGGTCTTCGCCGACCGGCTGGGCAAGTCGAAGAGCTGGGTGGACAAGGTCGAACGCGGCGTCCGCCGGTTGGACAAGTTCTCCGTCCTCTACGAGATCGCCGACATCCTCCAGGTGGACGTTCAGCTCCTCATGGGCAAGGACCCGGAGCGCCGCACCGACGCGCTGAACTGCATCGACCAGGTCGAGGTGCAGGAGATCCGGGCGGCGCTGGAACGGTACGACTCGATGAGCGCGTACTTCGACGCGGTGCCGTGCCCGCCGCCGCTGGACGACATGCGCAAGGCCGTCAACCACGCCTGGCTCACCTACCAGTACGGCCGCTACGGGATGCTCACCCGGGCGCTGCCCAAGCTGCTGCGCGACGCCCAGGCGGCCGATGCCGCCTACGGCGGTGAGCGGGCCGCCGAGGCGGCTCACCTGCTCGGGCAGGTCTACCAGATCGCCTCCTCGGTGTTGCGCAAGCTCGGTGAGTGCGAGCTCGCCTGGTTGGCCGCGGACCGGTCGATGGCGGTGGCCCAGCGGGCCGACGACCCGCTGCTGGCCGGCATCGCCACCACCCGGGTGTGCAATGCCCTGGTCGCGATGGGGCGGGCTCGTCCCGCGCTCGAGCTGAACGTGCAGATCGCCAACCGGCTGGCCCCGGGAGGGAGCAACGAGGTCTCCCCGGCCCGGCTCTCCGTCTACGGGATGCTGCTGCTCCAGGGCGCGATGGCCGCGTCCCGCATCGGCGACTCGGCCAGCGTCGACGACCTGATCAACTGTGCGCAGGAGGCCGCCACCCTGCTCGGCGGCGACTACAACCACTACTGGACGTCGTTCGGCCCCACCAATGTCGAACTGCACCGGGCCGCCGCCGCGGTGGAGCTGGGCGACGGGGGGCGGGCGGTGGAGGTGCACCAGCTGCGCATCGCGGAGCCCTCCTTCAACGCGCTGCTGCCCGAACGCCGCGCCCACCATCTGCTCGACATCGCCCGCGGCTACGCCCAACTGGGTGATGTGGCGAACGCCGGGGAGATGCTCCTGCTCGGTGATCGGCTCGCCCCGTCGGAGATCCGCTGCCGGCCGATCGCGCACGAGGTGATGTCGGACGTCCTTCGTCGCACACGTGGTGCGCCGCCTTCTCCGGTAGCGGAGTTGGCTGAGCACATGGGAGTAGGGGTATGA
- a CDS encoding bifunctional DNA primase/polymerase — MWGNVVPRVAELSPLERVRLRRVAMRYATHGWEVTPGACLARSRFVCGRAGCPTVGCHPALENWELAASADPSRVATWWRNRPHGVLLPTGRAFDVLEVPAHLGRHVLDAVQTHPAGTGVRGPVLVTPTGRWMFLVRPGDPLRPELEHCFHVVRHGPGSWIPAPPTRLPEGTVRWAVAPEQARWQLPDSYLVQNTLIGALRASGVTLAPDLLPGHLPLPRRGR; from the coding sequence ATGTGGGGGAACGTCGTACCGCGCGTCGCCGAACTGTCGCCGCTGGAACGGGTCCGGCTGCGCCGGGTCGCCATGCGATACGCCACCCACGGGTGGGAGGTCACCCCGGGCGCCTGCCTGGCCCGCAGCCGCTTCGTCTGCGGCCGGGCCGGATGTCCCACCGTGGGCTGTCACCCCGCCCTGGAGAACTGGGAACTGGCAGCCAGCGCCGACCCGTCCCGGGTGGCCACCTGGTGGCGCAACCGCCCACACGGGGTGCTGCTGCCCACCGGCCGGGCCTTCGACGTGCTGGAGGTCCCCGCCCACCTGGGCCGGCACGTGCTCGACGCGGTGCAGACCCACCCGGCCGGCACCGGCGTACGCGGGCCGGTGCTGGTCACCCCCACCGGGCGGTGGATGTTCCTGGTCCGCCCCGGCGATCCGCTCCGGCCGGAGCTGGAGCACTGCTTCCACGTCGTCCGGCACGGGCCGGGCTCGTGGATCCCCGCGCCGCCCACCCGGCTGCCGGAGGGGACGGTCCGCTGGGCGGTCGCCCCCGAGCAGGCCCGCTGGCAACTTCCGGATTCGTACCTCGTGCAGAACACGTTGATCGGGGCGCTGCGCGCCAGCGGGGTGACGCTCGCCCCCGACCTGCTCCCCGGCCACCTGCCGCTACCCCGACGAGGCAGGTGA
- a CDS encoding FAD:protein FMN transferase — translation MGTAVTLDLAEDLPAATLNELADEVFAWMREVDARFSTYKPDSEVCRFDRGEVLLSEASADLRFVLEACADLWGDTDGFFDAYATGRLDPSGFVKGWAAQVASDRLLAAGAANHCVNAGGDVRVRGLSPSGAPWRIGIRHPWDAMATCLVLTGTDLAVATSGVYERGRHVLDPRRGTPASGLRSVTVVGTDLGVADAYATAALAMGVTGLGWLDRLDEHSHAVVTDDARQYHSANVPLTD, via the coding sequence ATGGGTACGGCGGTCACCCTGGACCTCGCCGAGGACCTGCCGGCGGCGACCCTCAACGAGCTGGCCGACGAGGTCTTCGCCTGGATGCGTGAGGTGGACGCCCGGTTCAGTACGTACAAGCCGGACAGCGAGGTGTGCCGCTTCGACCGGGGCGAGGTGCTGCTCTCCGAGGCGTCGGCGGACCTGCGGTTCGTGCTGGAGGCCTGCGCCGACCTGTGGGGCGACACCGACGGGTTCTTCGACGCGTACGCCACCGGGCGGCTCGACCCGTCCGGCTTCGTCAAGGGCTGGGCGGCCCAGGTCGCCTCGGATCGCCTACTGGCCGCCGGTGCCGCGAACCACTGTGTGAACGCCGGCGGTGACGTGCGCGTGCGCGGCCTCTCGCCGTCCGGGGCACCGTGGCGCATCGGCATCCGGCACCCGTGGGACGCGATGGCGACCTGCCTGGTGCTCACCGGGACCGACCTGGCCGTGGCCACCTCCGGCGTCTACGAGCGGGGCCGGCACGTGCTGGACCCGCGCCGGGGCACGCCCGCCAGCGGGTTGCGCTCGGTGACCGTGGTCGGCACCGACCTCGGGGTGGCCGACGCGTACGCCACCGCCGCCCTGGCGATGGGGGTCACCGGTCTCGGTTGGTTGGACCGCCTCGACGAGCACAGCCACGCGGTCGTCACCGACGACGCCCGGCAGTACCACTCCGCCAACGTCCCGCTGACCGACTAG